Proteins encoded within one genomic window of Candidatus Zixiibacteriota bacterium:
- a CDS encoding T9SS type A sorting domain-containing protein — MKHIVVLTAVLLLTASVSFAQGGSISVDHIDGLWIDDGGAIGSPGISYLTVGPVTYYIRYTNNTGSSVKGMTNGYVINGPASFYPATGEEVEFGSGEYLSDYFSLVHSVATISSDGTGDDQVTFSYSVMGDIGIQNGFDEIVAAIHTGCDNIGETLCLDSMYYPPSGLWLWAPGGVPEWDGPYCYLVTEPLIIPPEITNCPVSAYTGSHCSVVSYNFEATDPEGDPFTWGIVSGVGTINATTGAWSYAPSLADVGSALYVEVAAYDGISGAPSSNTCVYDLAFTNIGPAFTDGCGTTYFSGADMATTVAVTAADGDCDPVTINFVGILPVPEGTVTGTNPVIFTPTINDTGVVYTLTFEATDGVDAATCEAYVDVKGETNFEIMIEKNHGDDYYPYGVIQGQHAFVDVTMNTGSEVPAGFDLLMSYDASALTLQAAVAGAAFYDGGCGWEYFSYRLGASGNCGNACPSGMLRVVGIAETNNGAHHPTCLKPSLPAVMFTLDFLVTNDRTFECQFIPIRFHWLDCGDNSLAYYPLTAQDSVVQGIESSVWNYYSGYGSETVYIQVTSEPTTFPTTFGAPDDCMNPIEDKPDPNRIIDFYNGGIDIICADDIDARGDINLNGESNEIADAVLLSNYFIQGLDVFKVNIDGQIAATDVNADGLTLSVADLVYLIRVIVGDAEPYDKLSTVNVNYTIDNGVVAVDREMGGAFLTVAGDVTPTLLADNMELKYASDGDVTRILVSSLNGNTFNGEFVDVNGQVLSIELASANGSVANLTQMPTSFSLAQNYPNPFNPTTTIGFSMKEAGQYELAIYNVTGQKVATFAGTAEAGNFTIEWDASNEASGVYFYKFSTNNFTDTKKMVLLK, encoded by the coding sequence ATGAAGCACATTGTTGTGCTTACTGCGGTCCTACTCCTCACCGCTTCTGTTTCATTTGCCCAAGGGGGCTCAATTTCAGTTGACCATATCGATGGTCTTTGGATCGATGATGGCGGCGCAATTGGTAGCCCCGGCATCAGCTATTTGACTGTGGGCCCGGTGACCTACTACATCCGCTACACCAACAATACCGGTAGTAGCGTCAAAGGTATGACCAATGGTTACGTCATTAACGGCCCGGCTTCATTCTACCCGGCGACAGGTGAAGAGGTCGAGTTCGGGAGTGGCGAGTACCTTAGTGACTACTTCAGTCTGGTGCACTCGGTGGCCACCATTTCTTCGGATGGCACCGGCGACGACCAGGTTACATTCAGTTACTCCGTCATGGGCGATATTGGCATCCAAAACGGATTCGATGAGATTGTGGCGGCGATTCATACCGGCTGTGACAACATAGGTGAAACCCTGTGTCTTGATTCGATGTATTACCCGCCGTCAGGTCTCTGGTTGTGGGCTCCGGGCGGCGTTCCGGAATGGGATGGCCCGTACTGCTATTTAGTTACGGAACCTCTGATCATCCCTCCTGAAATCACGAATTGCCCGGTCTCCGCCTACACCGGATCACATTGCTCCGTTGTAAGCTATAATTTTGAAGCAACCGATCCCGAAGGTGATCCCTTCACTTGGGGTATCGTCAGCGGTGTTGGTACTATCAACGCCACGACGGGTGCCTGGAGTTATGCTCCTAGTCTCGCCGATGTTGGTTCGGCATTGTATGTTGAAGTTGCAGCATACGACGGGATATCCGGCGCTCCTAGTAGTAATACCTGTGTCTACGACCTGGCTTTCACCAACATTGGTCCGGCCTTCACGGACGGCTGTGGCACCACCTACTTCTCCGGCGCCGACATGGCTACGACCGTTGCCGTTACTGCCGCCGATGGCGACTGCGACCCGGTTACGATTAACTTTGTCGGCATCCTCCCGGTTCCGGAAGGAACGGTCACAGGTACTAACCCGGTGATCTTCACTCCGACCATCAACGACACCGGCGTCGTTTACACTCTGACCTTTGAAGCCACCGACGGCGTCGACGCTGCCACCTGTGAAGCTTATGTCGACGTTAAGGGTGAAACCAACTTCGAGATCATGATCGAGAAGAACCACGGCGACGATTACTATCCTTACGGTGTGATCCAGGGCCAGCACGCTTTCGTGGATGTTACCATGAACACCGGCTCTGAAGTCCCGGCCGGCTTCGATTTGTTGATGAGTTATGATGCCTCCGCCCTTACTCTGCAGGCTGCGGTAGCCGGCGCGGCGTTCTACGATGGCGGCTGTGGCTGGGAGTATTTCAGTTACCGCCTGGGCGCTTCAGGCAACTGCGGAAACGCTTGCCCGAGCGGCATGTTGCGTGTGGTTGGCATAGCTGAGACCAATAACGGCGCTCACCATCCGACCTGCTTAAAGCCGAGCCTCCCGGCCGTCATGTTCACTCTGGACTTTCTGGTCACCAACGACCGGACTTTCGAGTGCCAGTTCATACCGATCCGGTTCCACTGGCTCGACTGCGGCGACAACTCCCTGGCTTACTACCCGCTGACCGCTCAGGACAGCGTTGTCCAGGGTATTGAAAGCTCTGTCTGGAATTATTACAGCGGGTACGGTTCTGAGACCGTATACATCCAGGTAACTTCCGAGCCGACCACGTTCCCGACCACCTTCGGCGCTCCCGATGACTGCATGAATCCAATCGAGGATAAGCCGGATCCGAACCGGATCATCGACTTCTACAACGGTGGTATTGACATCATCTGTGCCGACGACATCGACGCTCGCGGCGACATCAACCTGAACGGTGAGTCGAACGAAATCGCTGACGCGGTTCTTCTCAGCAACTACTTCATTCAGGGCCTGGATGTCTTCAAAGTCAATATCGACGGTCAGATTGCCGCTACCGACGTCAACGCTGACGGTCTGACTCTGTCGGTTGCCGACCTGGTCTACCTGATCCGTGTGATCGTTGGCGATGCCGAGCCCTACGACAAGCTGAGCACTGTTAATGTCAACTACACCATCGACAACGGTGTGGTGGCTGTCGATCGCGAGATGGGCGGCGCCTTCCTGACCGTAGCCGGCGATGTTACCCCGACTCTGTTGGCCGACAACATGGAACTGAAGTATGCCTCTGACGGCGACGTCACCCGCATCCTCGTTTCCTCGCTGAACGGCAACACCTTCAACGGTGAGTTCGTGGACGTCAACGGCCAGGTCCTGTCGATCGAGTTGGCTTCGGCTAACGGTTCGGTTGCTAACCTGACTCAGATGCCGACCAGCTTCAGCCTGGCTCAGAACTACCCGAACCCGTTCAACCCGACCACCACGATTGGCTTCTCGATGAAGGAAGCCGGTCAGTATGAACTGGCCATTTACAACGTGACTGGTCAGAAGGTTGCCACCTTTGCGGGTACCGCCGAGGCCGGTAACTTCACCATTGAATGGGATGCTTCCAACGAAGCCAGTGGTGTTTACTTCTACAAGTTCTCGACCAACAACTTCACCGACACCAAGAAGATGGTGCTCTTGAAGTAA
- a CDS encoding DNRLRE domain-containing protein yields the protein MRLYHAIGLFLMVALLAVGCSNNSDDAVNPVDSSVANCWGHDYDPDPDPECPAVTSAVLHLYLIQENYHPVNIHRITAPWDETTITWNSFNGAYDATVLATFDSDLFGWKDIDVTTLVQMWSDGDYDNFGMLLDQVEEEYPRSIFYAKENGEYIPYLTVSYDDGTSVDIEVLQDAYIWLVNPDDNMGTRHVCYTGWEFETDLEKQAMLQFELPVCEPEEEDGGCTRTIGYWKNHAGFGPQDDEVTPLLPIWLGDENGAKSLYVDNAEMARNILAQWTYGWPGNGITKLYAQLLAAKLNIASGASDNAVEEVITQADAFLAEHDFTDWRQLHFWTKSNVLYWKGQLDSYNNGWIGPGHCDDNSGGGGCGGGFPHWGWGGPCGH from the coding sequence ATGAGACTGTACCATGCTATTGGGCTGTTTCTGATGGTTGCGTTGTTGGCGGTAGGATGCTCCAACAACTCTGATGATGCCGTCAACCCGGTGGACTCTTCAGTCGCCAATTGTTGGGGACATGACTATGATCCCGATCCCGATCCAGAGTGTCCCGCGGTTACTTCTGCGGTTTTGCACCTGTACCTGATTCAGGAGAACTACCACCCGGTCAACATCCATCGGATTACCGCTCCGTGGGATGAGACTACAATCACCTGGAATAGCTTTAACGGTGCTTACGATGCCACCGTTCTGGCCACCTTCGATTCCGATTTGTTTGGCTGGAAGGATATCGACGTCACTACCCTGGTTCAGATGTGGTCTGACGGTGATTACGACAACTTCGGTATGCTCCTTGACCAGGTTGAAGAGGAATACCCACGCAGTATTTTCTATGCTAAGGAAAACGGTGAATACATTCCGTACCTGACCGTTTCCTACGACGATGGTACCTCAGTCGATATCGAGGTGCTTCAGGATGCCTACATCTGGCTGGTCAATCCCGACGATAACATGGGTACGCGCCATGTCTGTTACACCGGTTGGGAATTCGAGACCGATCTCGAAAAACAGGCCATGTTGCAGTTCGAGCTGCCGGTTTGTGAACCGGAAGAGGAAGACGGCGGCTGCACCCGCACCATCGGTTATTGGAAAAACCACGCCGGTTTCGGACCGCAGGACGACGAAGTGACGCCGCTGCTGCCGATCTGGCTCGGTGATGAAAACGGCGCCAAGAGCCTCTATGTCGACAACGCCGAAATGGCTCGTAATATCCTGGCCCAGTGGACTTACGGCTGGCCGGGCAACGGCATCACTAAGCTGTACGCTCAGTTGCTCGCTGCGAAGTTGAACATTGCCAGTGGTGCTTCCGATAACGCGGTCGAAGAAGTTATCACCCAGGCTGATGCCTTCCTGGCGGAGCATGATTTTACCGACTGGCGCCAGCTTCATTTCTGGACGAAATCAAACGTGCTGTACTGGAAAGGCCAGCTCGACAGCTACAACAACGGCTGGATTGGCCCCGGTCACTGCGATGATAACAGCGGTGGCGGTGGTTGTGGCGGCGGATTCCCTCACTGGGGCTGGGGCGGTCCCTGCGGTCACTAA
- a CDS encoding DNRLRE domain-containing protein, which produces MKKLMLFAMMAALVALLAIGCSNDDKSMAPVATSNLSSALLLPHGAVIENATLHLYVIQENMQTINIHRVTAAWDEATITWNNFSGAYDGTVWSSFNADAWGWLTVDVTALVQAWVDGDFDNYGLLLDQTDMNYPRAVYFAWENGTNYPYLEVTYNAGMGSTTETTDPVQDAYIWEVNPNDNFGLREYLYTGWEAPNDLEKQALIQFEIDVYDIPQDGCTRTIGYWKTHAGFGPQDDDVTPLLPVYLGDMGGAKSLFIDNAAAAVDVFKMKAYGGAKNGIAKLYAQLLGARLNMLSGASTMDVADAMSEADAFLANHDWMDWSSLSPMDQQMVLAWKDMLDDFNNGYIGPGHCE; this is translated from the coding sequence ATGAAAAAACTGATGCTGTTTGCGATGATGGCTGCTCTCGTAGCTCTTCTGGCAATCGGCTGCTCGAATGACGACAAGAGCATGGCGCCGGTAGCGACATCGAATTTATCCTCAGCTCTATTACTCCCCCATGGTGCGGTGATTGAAAATGCCACACTGCATCTCTATGTCATCCAGGAGAATATGCAGACGATTAACATTCATCGTGTAACAGCCGCCTGGGATGAAGCCACCATTACGTGGAATAACTTCAGCGGAGCTTATGACGGTACTGTCTGGAGTTCGTTCAACGCCGATGCCTGGGGTTGGTTGACGGTCGATGTAACTGCTCTGGTTCAGGCCTGGGTCGATGGCGACTTCGATAATTACGGTCTGCTGCTCGATCAAACCGACATGAATTACCCGAGAGCCGTCTATTTTGCCTGGGAGAACGGTACTAACTACCCGTACCTCGAAGTAACTTACAATGCCGGAATGGGTTCGACCACTGAGACAACCGATCCGGTTCAGGATGCTTATATCTGGGAAGTCAATCCCAACGATAATTTCGGCCTTCGTGAATATCTCTACACCGGTTGGGAAGCGCCGAACGACCTCGAAAAGCAGGCCCTGATTCAGTTTGAAATCGATGTCTATGATATCCCTCAGGATGGCTGTACTCGTACGATCGGTTATTGGAAAACTCACGCCGGTTTCGGTCCGCAGGATGATGATGTAACGCCGCTGTTGCCGGTCTATCTTGGCGACATGGGCGGTGCTAAGAGCCTGTTCATCGACAATGCCGCGGCTGCGGTGGATGTTTTCAAAATGAAAGCCTACGGCGGAGCCAAAAACGGTATTGCCAAGCTGTATGCCCAACTCCTTGGAGCCAGGCTTAACATGCTGTCAGGCGCAAGTACGATGGATGTCGCCGATGCTATGAGTGAGGCTGATGCCTTCCTGGCAAACCATGACTGGATGGATTGGAGCTCTTTGTCGCCTATGGATCAGCAAATGGTTCTGGCCTGGAAAGATATGCTTGACGACTTCAACAACGGCTATATTGGCCCCGGTCACTGCGAATAA
- a CDS encoding putative metal-dependent hydrolase, translating into MTIWDIRSKFIEQIRTLPERLDEMVAGLDGRKLDTTYGEGKWSIRTLVHHLADSHINGFARFKWLLTEDNTILKTYNQDDWAALPDYEMPIEPSLAIIRGLHERWAYLLSNTSADVWTRTVQHPEDGEYTLDSLLEAYALHGEKHLGHIKQALARL; encoded by the coding sequence ATGACTATCTGGGATATTCGCTCCAAGTTCATTGAGCAGATCCGCACTCTGCCGGAACGGCTCGATGAAATGGTTGCCGGTCTCGATGGCCGTAAGCTCGATACAACCTACGGCGAGGGCAAGTGGTCGATTCGAACTCTTGTCCACCATCTGGCCGATTCCCATATCAACGGTTTCGCCCGGTTCAAATGGCTCCTGACTGAGGACAATACGATCCTCAAGACCTACAATCAGGATGACTGGGCCGCCTTGCCGGACTATGAAATGCCGATAGAGCCCTCACTGGCGATTATTCGTGGGCTTCATGAGCGTTGGGCTTACCTTCTGTCTAACACCTCAGCCGATGTCTGGACGCGTACCGTCCAACATCCCGAAGACGGTGAATATACGCTGGACTCGTTGCTTGAGGCGTATGCCCTTCACGGCGAAAAGCATCTGGGACATATCAAACAAGCACTGGCACGGCTTTAA
- the sucD gene encoding succinate--CoA ligase subunit alpha — MAILVDKNSRVMVQGITGGAGKFHTERMIAYGTNIVGGTSPGKGGLTVEKLPVFDTVKECVDTTGADTSVIFLPARFVKEAAIEAIRAGIKFLVVIPEHIPIHDMLHVRREAVEHGVTVIGGNTAGVITPGEANLGIMPDIAFTPGRVGTVSRSGSITYYVADTLTRTGYGETTCVGLGGDPVLGSTFDEILLKFEADEKTKAVVMCGEIGGVYEERACEAIGRMNTPVLVMIGGVYAPPGKRMGHAGAIVEGKMGTAQDKLDALAAAGAHPCRTFLDIPATLENLGV; from the coding sequence ATGGCTATCCTCGTCGACAAAAACAGCAGGGTGATGGTGCAGGGGATAACCGGCGGAGCCGGGAAGTTTCACACCGAGCGGATGATCGCTTACGGTACGAACATCGTGGGCGGTACTTCACCGGGTAAGGGCGGGCTGACGGTCGAGAAGCTGCCGGTGTTCGATACCGTGAAAGAATGTGTCGATACCACCGGCGCGGATACTTCGGTGATTTTTCTACCCGCGCGGTTTGTTAAAGAGGCCGCGATCGAAGCGATTCGGGCCGGGATAAAATTCCTGGTCGTGATTCCCGAGCATATCCCCATCCACGATATGTTGCACGTCCGGCGCGAGGCGGTCGAACACGGCGTAACGGTGATCGGCGGCAACACGGCCGGAGTTATTACACCGGGTGAGGCGAACCTGGGCATCATGCCGGATATCGCCTTTACACCGGGCCGGGTTGGAACGGTTTCGCGGTCGGGTTCGATCACTTATTACGTAGCCGATACCCTGACGCGGACCGGCTACGGTGAGACGACCTGTGTCGGTCTCGGTGGCGATCCGGTGCTGGGATCGACCTTCGACGAGATTCTGCTCAAGTTCGAGGCCGACGAAAAGACCAAAGCGGTTGTTATGTGCGGTGAGATCGGCGGTGTGTACGAAGAGCGGGCGTGTGAGGCGATCGGCCGCATGAACACCCCGGTGCTGGTAATGATCGGCGGTGTGTATGCTCCACCCGGCAAGCGAATGGGTCATGCCGGAGCGATCGTCGAGGGGAAGATGGGGACGGCGCAGGACAAGCTCGACGCTCTGGCGGCGGCGGGCGCGCATCCCTGCCGGACGTTCCTTGATATCCCGGCGACGCTGGAGAATTTGGGCGTGTAG
- a CDS encoding acetate--CoA ligase family protein, with translation MRLYEFEGKELFAKFRIPVSERRVAKTPDEVYAAVEAMGVPVVLKSQVLIGGRGKAGGIKLADGANEARMAAEELFKLTIRGYKVESILIEPKLDIEKEYYLGVTIDRANYKLVVIASGEGGVDIEETAAKSPDKIVRFPLAIEEDLYTFDALLIAKKIGIPQDLIKDGAAILVGLYNMFRKYDAKLVEINPLVLTTEGKLVAADSRVSLDDDAVFRHPELKELGIEKRHEEGEMTPREQQATEWGIPYLDLDGNIGMFPGGAGFGIMGNDFIHYYGGKPANFMDSGGGPSPERIARMLVLLDENPNVKVIFGARFGGISRCDDFAKGVIMFLKDHGLSKPMVMRMTGNMWQEGVRLMEEAKKENPALFEKIEAHGIETPIEEISKRAVALAMQEGGN, from the coding sequence ATGCGTCTGTATGAATTCGAAGGGAAAGAGCTTTTTGCCAAGTTTCGTATCCCGGTTTCCGAACGCCGTGTGGCAAAAACCCCCGATGAGGTCTATGCCGCAGTCGAGGCGATGGGTGTCCCGGTGGTGCTCAAATCACAGGTACTGATTGGTGGTCGCGGCAAAGCGGGCGGAATCAAATTAGCCGACGGCGCCAACGAAGCCCGCATGGCAGCCGAAGAGCTGTTCAAGCTGACCATTCGCGGCTATAAGGTCGAGTCGATCCTGATTGAGCCGAAGCTCGACATCGAGAAAGAATACTATCTCGGCGTCACCATCGATCGTGCCAACTACAAACTGGTAGTGATTGCTTCCGGCGAAGGGGGCGTGGATATCGAAGAAACCGCAGCCAAGTCGCCCGACAAGATTGTCCGGTTCCCGCTGGCAATCGAGGAGGACCTGTACACCTTTGATGCCCTGCTGATCGCCAAGAAGATCGGTATTCCGCAAGACCTGATTAAAGACGGCGCGGCGATTCTGGTCGGTCTTTACAACATGTTTCGCAAGTACGACGCCAAGCTGGTTGAAATCAATCCCCTCGTGTTGACCACAGAGGGTAAGCTGGTGGCGGCCGACAGTCGTGTGTCGCTCGATGACGACGCCGTGTTCCGGCACCCGGAGTTGAAAGAGCTGGGAATCGAGAAACGCCATGAAGAAGGAGAGATGACCCCGCGCGAGCAGCAGGCGACCGAATGGGGGATTCCTTATCTCGATCTCGACGGCAATATCGGCATGTTTCCCGGTGGGGCCGGTTTCGGTATTATGGGGAACGATTTTATCCATTACTACGGCGGCAAACCGGCAAATTTCATGGACTCCGGCGGCGGCCCCAGCCCGGAGCGGATCGCTAGGATGCTCGTTTTACTCGATGAGAATCCGAATGTGAAGGTTATTTTCGGAGCACGGTTCGGCGGTATCAGCCGTTGCGATGATTTCGCCAAGGGTGTGATTATGTTCCTCAAGGATCACGGCTTGTCCAAGCCGATGGTTATGCGCATGACCGGCAATATGTGGCAGGAGGGAGTCCGGTTGATGGAGGAGGCCAAGAAAGAAAACCCGGCGTTGTTCGAGAAAATTGAGGCGCACGGAATCGAGACGCCGATCGAGGAGATCTCAAAGCGAGCTGTTGCTCTGGCGATGCAGGAAGGGGGTAACTGA